The Pseudoliparis swirei isolate HS2019 ecotype Mariana Trench chromosome 19, NWPU_hadal_v1, whole genome shotgun sequence genomic sequence GGACGGAGGTGGAGTTTGGAGGGAGTGCTGGCAGCGGACCAGGATGGGCATGAGTGCTACAGGGCTTTGCTGCGATTTGCCAAAGATACGGGGCTAGGCCGCAGGATTTAGTGGCGAGTAGGTCTGTTGGCGGGGTCAGTAGTTGGGCAGttaattagtattttgttttgttttatacgTTTTTTTTAGTAGTTAATACAGTTATACATGAATCTGCACACTCCggtacagtaggtggcggtatgcACCTAGGCAAGTTGGTTGCGATCCGCCATTcaaatttaaagaagaagaagaagaagcggaaTGGCGAGCTCAGGtgagtctatctgtgtgtgtcagtgcgtttacatgatggtataattcgactgtccgactaagccagttattcgaatgcatgtaaacaaggTCATTGAACTTAACTCAtagagagtgagacataaaTAATGTTACCGTGTGCAGAAACTATTGTAACATTCCTAATGATTACTTGCTAGTGAATCAGTATCTAAGAGCTTACCACGCTAACTGTAAGTGACGTGACATTAATTGTTGTTTCGGAGGTATCGCATTTCTAACTTTAGTTGTTGCATTAAGTGAACTATCTTCAGCACAGATTAAACCATCTAATGCATATTAAATGAAGGAGTCCATCGTTATAAGAATATTAAGTTATTAATTTCTTAATAATTCAGAACAACTGAATGTCTTGACAACGTCAAACCGGACGCTCTTTGTATCCTCTGGGAATACCAGCTCGATATTCAAGCCGCAAGCAACAAACCGGTTTCATTGTCTCCTCTCAAAATGAAGTTCAACACTGCATACCTTAACCTGGCGACTCCTAATatttcagacacacactcacacacaataaCTAATATGTTTCACACAGTGAAGTATGTTCATTATCATATGAAATCAAATGTTGTAACCTAACCTGGATTTAAAAGATGTTAATAGTACACTTTTATAAGAGGTCCAAACAAAGGCTCGTCATAATATACAAAGCCCTTAATGTTGTTCCTCTCTCATTGCCAGTCACCAAGGATATCTCCTTTGAGGATCTGAAAGCACTCCTGGGAAAGAGTGAGAATCTCTTGCTGGTCGATGTTCGCACTAAAGAGGAAGTGGATAAAGGATATATTCAAGGATCTGTTCACATCCCACGTGAGatcatttgtattcattaattAAAATAGATACAGTATGTACCGCTTTCCCATAATGAACAGTGAATTTAGTTCAACCTCAATTTGACCATCTAACCTTCAGACCAAAGTTCTCCTGAATGTGATCATCTATTTCATCTGACAATATGTGTGCCTTTTTTTACTCAGTTGATACAGTAGATGCTGCTTTTTCAATGGCGCCAGATCAATTTAAGGCCAAGTACAAAGTAACCAAGCCACTGTGTGATGCACCAGAGCTGGTGTTTCACTGCATGATGGGCATGCGAGGGAAGACTGCCACAAACAAGGCCTACGAACTTGGATATGTGAAGTAAATACGTTATTGGTTGCTATACATTCCACGGACAGCCTGTCTTGCTTTTACGACTCCTGTTTACACATTTCTCCCCTTTTGTCTTCTATTTCAGTGCACGAAATTATACCGGAGGATACAAGGAGTGGTCCGTGAAAGAGAAAAAGTAAATTGTGTTGGAGGAAAGTTTCATATATAGTTACATTGTGAATTTAAAACCAACAACATCTTCTTGTACTGTTTTAATATTTCATTGCATTAAGATTGAATGAATTgttacaaatgtaataaatgacAATATCTTCTCAAATTAGCGTCTATTTGTGGGGATCATTTCAGAGAGCTTAATGTCTAGACATGCACAAACAGGAGAGAAAATACACTTTATGCTAAAAAGATTTTCACTTTGGTGGCATCCAATGTTGTACAAGCAGATACATTTAGAGAAGAAAGTCAGCTGAGGAAGATGACTAGAAAAAAACGTGACTGGCCTTTAAAAACCATGTCCTCAATAAATCATGTaatgaaaatatattaaattatgaAAATAGACAGCAGTAACTAATGTGCAAGGTTAGTGTTATTTCTTTGCAgtcctttttttcaaaattgtATTTTGTACTTCCATTTTACTCACTTAATTTTGTTTTAATATCCATAAAATTTTATGTTTGAGTTGTCGACCTCTGTATTGCTACATTCCTGACTACTTTTAAGGCACTTTAAGGTGCGTGATACCATAAACATTTCAAGGTTTCATTTCCCCAAATGTGTCATTGATTCAACAGGCGACCTCTCTGGGATATTGCCAGCTGTATTATTGTAAATTAATGTATGAGTCAGAAGGGGGCGTTCCCTTGTGACTGCACCGGGAACAGGCACGTGCGCAATCTGAAAACCGATTCAGCGCGCGCGTTAGCTAACATGCTGAAAGAAATACAGAAGGTAaggtaaatgtttaaataaatgctaCTCCAGCTAGAAACATATCGTCTGTACGTGTCAGTAACATTGTCTAATTGACAGTTAATCTCtgctcgtatatatatatatatataaaagggcCACTCATTTCGTGTTTGAAGCTAGCTAGCATACTATCATATGTTATATAGCGTTATTGGTTATATAGtatcagagctaccaactcacggtttcgccgtgtgacacacgcttttgcatgttttcacacgctcacgccacacaaccaatatctcacggcaaaagaaattcagaTTTTGGGctgaggcgcgttggtttcttttcaaactccgcgtcgatagatggcgctaaggagcgcatctgtaaacctattcgctgcatagacatcctatttaccccaaagagtcccgaagttagcaacagaagaagattttcaaacagacacaacgagcagagactacggtgtgttaatgcagggctctcaagtgtcacgcattgagcgtgacagtcacgcatttcggtcttacgtcacgcactcccgccacacatcgtatttctcacgctgaaaaaactcggctatttaatgttttaatgtgccgcagcacgcaaacatgagctggccgcgctgccctcaccgtggaggaatcaagcgctcccctggagttctgctgtgaggagccacttatcagccaatcaaaaaaaagaaatgggctacacaatagccaatcagaaaaaacgtatcttgtatctgggtaagatttcatccagcaaccaatgaaaataaagcatcctggatagatatgtccctcttgcctgtcttcaaaacttaagagccctgttaatgacatgtggttcaattaagttctcactctcttaaactttaaatcttgaaataatgtgttgtgtttgtgcgtgtggtgatgtaaactcagctgtcataacaagcagcaggagagcaccatgttaacctcttggtatactgcatgctcaacacatcagagcattgtttgttaaggctgcccacatagcatttatcactttatttgcaggcctaggaaaaggaccctctcaaaaaatttcaaaacagcactttgaacaagtaagatgtattataaagaatttaacataaagacaggacatttgtgcaatagaattaggcatgtttttgtaaatgagagtagagttattaaaaaacattttaattctttaaggtagcaaagatgccgcgtaaaagacctttgccaggccagaatgccgggtacaacatgggtgaaacgccacattaattcaaatttcctgatatttgcgccaccaacgtgtgtggctgcgtgcgcggcaaaattttcgtcacccccgacaaaatctcactccaaggttttttgaaaagttggcagctctgtagTATCTATGTATAGTTAGCTATAGCTCTCACTCGCTAAACTAGGTGTGTGGTGCTTAATTACCACTTCAGGTGTTGCGATTGGTCATGCTTTTGGGAAAACGGAACCAGCAGTGGGGTTTGAAGACTGCAGGAGGGCTTTTGGTACTTCTGTGGACGGAAACGGGAGCTTCTGGTCAAAGTATGAACTGCACCGGTAAGTTTAAACAACACACCATAACCTGAGCTACTTCATCAGATCGAACAAGCAGTGGAAGAAATGGGCCCTCAAGTCCTCCATAGATGTCGATCAAAATATGTGCTTGCACATCTGTTTATTCTGACAGGAAAAGGCTATTTTATGGATGAAGGAAGGAGTGTGGCTGTTGCCAGCAGCTGTCAGGATTTCTAGGACATATAGCACATACAGCAAGTGTTATAACACTGTTCACGTTTGTGGCGCAGTTGCAGCTGCTGGTCCCTGGTGCACAGGAATTGAAATCGAAGTACTCCAAACTGGTATGTACACACGAGCACTTAACATATTCACACATCTCCAGCCTGTACATCACCTCCTTTTACCACATCAGTCCTCGCAGATTTGAAGGAGAGCATGTTGGCCTGCACGCGGCCGTGTCCTCAGCCTGATCCTGAAGAACTGTGTGCCTTCACTGACATGCATGGTTCTCTCAGATTGCTGCTGTCTTTTCAGGTACACACTACTATTACTGATAGCCATTTTTGTTAATTCTCACTAAGTTACTTATTACTTATTGGATCAAACTGATCCAAACTTCAATATTTAATGCTACACTTTTAATTTGATATATTTTCCTTAAAAGTGATGAATGATAAATGATCACAGTAAGCCTGTGAGTGAATATCACCGATGTCCATTTCTCTGCACTGCACAGATGAAAGATGAAAGGCGTTTCGGTCCAGAGTGCTGCAGTCGTATAGAGGCGTTCCTGCAATCATTCAGTTTGGCTAACGCAACGGTAGGATAGGTTTCCACAGTTTGTATCCagcatatgttttttaaaaattggcaTCAATCATTTTACCGCCCTTCTTTTTCCCAGATAAAAATCCACTTTAAATTCAAATTCAGTCAGCAGAGCTTCCAGCGAGACTTTAGGTATGGATGCCAACTAAATCGATTTTGGAAATGTCCCTCTTGTTTCACTCAAAACTGCCTGATAAATTCTGCAAGGATTAATTTAGTCACGCTGTATTATGCAGAAGTCATAAAGTATGCATTATATTGAGTTATTTTTATCAAGTTGCTCTGTTTTGGGCTTTAAGACATGTGAAAGCATAATATGTAACACAAAGGCTGACTATTATGTTTAACTCCCTCACGCCTGTTTTTATGAAGTGATAACTGGTTCATATTCTTGCAGAGTGAAGATCAAGAGAATAGTTGCCTGTGCAACCAGACCATCACTGATCCTGGAtgtcacatgtaacacacagtcAGTAAAGCTGTTTTCAGCATTATTTCACGTATAGTTGTCGTGTGGATCAATTCTGTCTTACTTTCAGTagagaagtaaaataactcaGTAGTTACGGAAGTGTAagcaaaataactttattttctatcaatgcaacaaaaaaatatacatatgtctACTATTTATAGAAAGTGTTTATCTCTCTCTGTGGGTTTAAAGGCCTCCAGAGTGTGTGAAGAAAGGATTTTGGTGTCACGGAGGACACCCTGTCCTTGGAGGCAGGTTGCCACTCAGTATCCCGCCTGAAGCCATGGACCATGGCCTGTTTGGGGAGCTCAGTGTCCagcctgttgctctcctgagcCCGTGTGTGCTTCAGTACCCCAATCTGGCTACACAACTCACTGACATACAAATATCCTTTGCTGATTTTGATGGCCTCCAGATCGCGTGCCTGCTCATCTCAGATGACGTGGTTCAGCTGTCTTCATCAGACGATGACTTCCAGTGCACAGTGAGAGAGTTTGTGTCCTGAAAGCAGGGATTAGCGTAAATTCCTTCACCGCTCTCTTCGAATTGGGAGTGAGTCACTTCTCCAAacaaaggagttcaagtatcttggAGTCTTGTTTACGAGTCAGGGTAGGGATTCATTTTATGGGGGAATAGTTTTGCGAGTTTATGCTCAAGATGAAAAGCATGTGTATTGTCTTAACTCGGCACGCTGGCCTGTCACGGCATAAAGTGATTGGCCCGCTGTCGGTTTGGGATAGTAACAAAAATGGTCCCCCTTCCCTTGGGAGAGCTAAATTCCAACATTTTACCCCAAAGTAAATAGCTTTAGATTATGACCAAAACATTAAAATCTGACATTTGGGGGAGGGACTCAGACTTGAACAGTTGTCGACTCAGTTGAGATGTTTCCGGCATCTGATTTAGATTAGTGTTCCTTGACATCACCAGTCCAGGTTTTGGTATGCGGCCCGAGTAATGTTCCGGTCACAAGCCCCTCCACCGTCCTCCAGAACCTCCCTGCTCATCTGGACTGTCAGGAACTGGGCCTTCATGGCCTTCACTGCTCCTCCTTCAAAGGTAGACAATAACAACTGATGAGAACCACACATACTGATGGCAAGTTTACATTGTATGTAATTAGCTAAGAACAGTTTGTCCGGCCTGAGTTGAAGACTAATTTCAACCACCTGTGTTTGTTGGTTAGCAAATGAGTACACAGCCTGGGCCTGAAGCTGCCTATAACAACTTTATTAGATCACAAAAGGCTCATGATTGAAATTATATGAAACCAGACAGAACATTGGACGCAGTAAAAAGAACACATCTTTCCCATAGTTACAAAACGCTAAACGGAACAGTGCTCCGAGAGAAAGGGCTCCGACACTGTCTGCTAATCTGGGCTCCAGAAGCGAAATGCACAGCATTTTATCAACATGTCTCCAGGGAATTACGACCACATGCAACCAATCTGCACTCGCCGTCTATTGAGAACAGTTGGTTCTGATGCAAGAAGTAGTTCTGCATCATATCACACAAACGTTCACACAGCACATATTTAGTGTTTGGAATGTGTTTGAGTTGTAAATTGAGGTATTTACATTTGTCACAGTTAACTTTGACCATGGTGTTTCCCTTACCTTACCTAAGTGGCCTGGGGaggtttgacatttttttttactccaaAGTTCTGACACATGAATATTCTTTAGAATAGTTTGATTCGAAACCATGTGTTAGAAATCTGAATTAAGCAGACTGTGTTTGAGACCCTCTCTGGAGAACTAAGCCTAACCATCACTGAATAATCGTTGTATTACTTATACAATTTGACTGATTTCTCAGAAACTGCCCTTGCATCGGTGTTTCTTGTCCttacacatttacacaatgAATCACACGCAAAAAACACAGTTCTACGTAAGCCACAAGTTAACCACTAAAACGGGTCCCATGATACAAACTGATCTTTGGCTGCTAGAGAGAATATCTGGTGTGACAAATATTATATTAGTGAAGTTTGATTTACTGTAGCCTAAAAAAGGATTTATTTTCAGAATTGTCAGAATTGTTGTTACTTTACACCCAAGAAAAGACAGTGTAAACATCTGTTGACTGATTCAAAATCATTGAACTCAGTTTTCACAACTGGAGTTAGAAATTTAAATGTTGTAAGAATTATTTTCCCAACCCAAAAGGTGCGTCTTTCATTGCAACACTTATGTGTATGTTGTGATCGTTAACCCTGTGTTGAACCAGTGTGCCTTCAGCCAGTGTAGACTTGCAATGTTATCTGTTTAAAGTTAATATCGTCACTAATAATCATGTTTTCCATTAAATTGTATACTTATATTTGAACATTCTCTGGCGATCTAGTGCACAGGGGTGG encodes the following:
- the tstd1 gene encoding thiosulfate:glutathione sulfurtransferase; this translates as MASSVTKDISFEDLKALLGKSENLLLVDVRTKEEVDKGYIQGSVHIPLDTVDAAFSMAPDQFKAKYKVTKPLCDAPELVFHCMMGMRGKTATNKAYELGYVNARNYTGGYKEWSVKEKK
- the zgc:195212 gene encoding DUF4554 domain-containing protein, coding for MSQKGAFPCDCTGNRHVRNLKTDSARALANMLKEIQKVLRLVMLLGKRNQQWGLKTAGGLLVLLWTETGASGQSMNCTVAAAGPWCTGIEIEVLQTVLADLKESMLACTRPCPQPDPEELCAFTDMHGSLRLLLSFQMKDERRFGPECCSRIEAFLQSFSLANATIKIHFKFKFSQQSFQRDFRVKIKRIVACATRPSLILDVTCNTQPPECVKKGFWCHGGHPVLGGRLPLSIPPEAMDHGLFGELSVQPVALLSPCVLQYPNLATQLTDIQISFVLVCGPSNVPVTSPSTVLQNLPAHLDCQELGLHGLHCSSFKVHRGGILYTVEQENTEDPAQESSLPLMQQSLLLYLFLQHSDPFAYQLSDMMATEVLIEHHLEAILNNNRQAVTAALQAELKNSLKSQKKRKKVQETLRSAAEVILSSAISIVSGSSNMDFRNACLDSMKVRDNHELSASLCESLRRVTSWKFTPRGRCYSAQMEDPPDGDEPTRTEI